The genomic stretch TTTTATTAGTGATGTCCCTGTGGGTATATTTTTGAGCGGTGGTGTCGACTCAACGGCACTCGTAGCGATCGCTAAACAAACTCAAGTGAATGAATTACGCACTTACTCCATTGCATTTAATGAGACACAATGGAATGAGGGGGCAATTGCTAAACAAGTCGCCCAAGAATTTGGCACATTACACACAGAATATTTACTAACTGCTAAGGTTGCCAAAAGTCTATTGCCAGAATATTGGCGATCGCTTGATCAGCCCACTATCGATGGATTTAATACATTTTGCGTGTCAAAAATCGCTCATCAACATGGCACGAAAGTAGTATTGTCAGGGTTGGGAAGTGATGAGCTATTTGGTGGCTACGGTACATTTCAGCAAGTGCCAAGGATCGTAAATCAAAGAAAAAATATAGCTTTTTTAAAAGCGATCGCCAAACTTGTTGGTAATGGACTAGAAAGATTATCCCATTTACCTAAATATCGGCGACTAGGGGCATTTCTAACCAAAGAGAACTCACTCAAAAATGCCTATAGTTTAGTCCGTGGAGTCTTTTCAGATTGGGAAGCCTATCAATTAGTCAAGTTCTACTTAGGTCACGATGTTGGCGATCACCTCCAATCTGAGCTACTTAATTATTTAAAAATAGAAAATCATCATTATCAAACATTCCCCACTGCTCAAGACGAGGTATCCTATCTAGAACTCAGTCGCTATATGCGAAATCAGCTACTGCGCGATAGTGATGTCATGAGTATGCGATGGGGTTTAGAGCTGCGTGTCCCCTTTGTCGATCGCGAGCTATTTCGGGAAGTAAGCCAGATTCCTGCTGCCATCCGTTTACAAAGAAGCAAAAATTTATTAACTAGTGCTGTTCCAGAAATTCCTGACTATATTACTAATCGTAAAAAATGTGGATTTACAATCCCGTTTGAGCAATGGATTGATCAGGATTGGAACGACTGTACTATGGACATCACAATACCAAGTTATATCCCTCTACCGCGTAAGCAGTGGTATAGGCGATGGAGCTTAGTAGTTTTACAAAATTGGTTGCAGGCAATTTCAATATGAAAGTTCTCCATGTTATTCCTTCAGTGGCAAAAGTGCGCGGAGGCCCCAGTCAAGCAATCATCGAAATGGTCACAGCTTTGCGATCGCAAGGTATTGATGCCGAGATTGTCACGACTAACGACAATGGCAAAGAATTACTGGATGTACCTTTGCATGAACTGACCGATCAGCTAGAAGCATATGGCAATGTACCAATTCGCTTTTTCCCAAGATTTTCGCCCAATATTAACGCTGTGCGTGAGTTTGCCTATTCAGGCGCGCTGACAACTTGGCTATGGCAACATATCAGCGAATACGACATCATTCATGTCCATGCCATCTTTTCCTATACTTCTACAGTTGCTATGGCGATCGCGCGTATTAAAAATATTCCCTACATCAATCGCCCCCTCGGACAGCTGTGTGAATGGTCATTGCAACAAAGCCAACTGCGTAAACAAATCTATCTCAATGTCATTGAACGCTCTAATTTATTACATAGTCAAGCACTCCATTTTACAGCCGCGCAGGAAAGAGAGGAATTCCATCAACTGGGTTTAAATATTCCAAACTTTGTACTGCCTCACGGTGTACATATTCCCACCATAATTCCTAATGCTCAGGAGCAGTTACATAAAATCCTCCAAATTCCTGAACATATCCCAATAATTCTGTTCATGTCCCGTATTCATCCGAAAAAAGGATTAGAATATCTCATTCCTGCCCTTGGCAAATTAAAGGCAGCCGATTTTGCTTTGGCGATCGCAGGGAGTGGTGAGCCAGATTATGTAAATCACATCCAAGATTTATTAGCAGAGTATCAAATCAGCGATCGCACTTACTGGGGAGGTTTTGTCCAAGGTGAAAACAAAAATTTATACCTGCAAGGATCAGATCTATTTGCCCTCACTTCCCATTCCGAAAACTTTGGGATCGCGGCAATTGAAGCCCTCGCATCAGGAACACCTGTCTTAGTTACCGATGGTGTGGCGATCGCACCTATGGTCAAAGAACAAGATCTTGGCTATATTACTAAGCTTGATATTGAGGCAATTACTTCTACAATTCAAAGATTTCTTGCCTCTACTCAAGTTGCAAAGCAAAAAGGCGATCGCGCCCAGCAATATATTGCTGAACATTATAGTTGGGCTAAAATAGCTGATAGTTTGATGAACATATATAACAAGTATGCCAAGCTATGAATATAACCAATTTTATAAGAATCTAACCAGTAAATAGTGCAAATTATGCTCAACACAAATTTAAATTATGAATACTCTTATACAAATGCAGAATCTGGACATCATCATCATTATCTATTACCTTCATTGCTCAAATTATTGAATAAGACTAAACAAAAAAGAACCGAAAAACTACGAGTTTTAGATATTGGTTGTGGTAATGGCAGCTTAAGCAATCTAATTAGGAAGGAAGGTTATGAAGTTATCGGTATTGAAGATTCTCTGACAGGAGTGACTAATGCCAGTAACAACTTCCCAGAATGTAAATTTATTAACGCTAGTGTGTACAACCTGCCCTACTCCGATCTAGGAGGAGAGTTTGATATTGTCATCTCTGCTGAAGTAATTGAACATTTGATATATCCAAGAGAGTTAATTAAATCGGCAAAGAATTGTCTAAAGCCAAATGGTTCCTTAATTATCACCACTCCATATCATGGCTACCTCAAAAATCTCGCTCTTGCCGTAACAGGCAAAATGGATAGTCACTTTACTGTGCTATGGGATGGTGGTCATATCAAATTCTTTTCCGTAAATACTTTAACTAAGTTACTCATAGAAGAAAAGTTTTATAACTGAGATCTTGCAGCATTCGTGAAAGAGTCAAGTGGGAATGGGTTTGAGAATAATTTCAAAGCCATGACGAGCAGCAATATCGGCACTAATTTGAAGATACCTGAGAAGTTTCAACCAAAGGACAGAAGGGAATAAAACAGAAAGGGTTAAATCACAGGTAGCTTTCCAGTCCAAGATGGGAGGAAACGACCATTGATCAATCCAATGAGCCAAAAGATAAGAAAGCAGAGAGAGGATAAGCCAACGATAAACGCCAAGTTTTGTAGATTGCCCAAAACAATGCAAACCAAAGCGATGTTTGATGGTTTTGAAGAATCCCTCAATCGCCCAACGCTTACGACCTAACATCACCAGATAAGCGCCAGAATAAGGATGAGAAGAGACCACAAAGCGTAACTCCCGTTTACTATCGGCTCTTTTGAGCCAGAACCAAGAGATCGTCAAAGGCGTACTTAGCCCTTCCAGTAAAATTAGTTGTCCACGTTTGCCATGGGGATAAAGTTGTTTGACGGTACGTCCATCTTGAAGTTTACGATTGTTGCGGACACCGACAACGATGCGCCAAGACTTGGCGCGGACAGCATTGAAAAACTTCACCGTACTAAACTCAGTATCAGCAAGGACAATCACAGTCTTGCCTTGGGTTAGTTGCTTGGGTACTGTCCCCAATAACTTACAAGCTAAGTCAGAGGGACTGGAGTATCCTTTGCCGCGCCATACTCTAAAACTCCATGGTACGCGCCACTCTCCATAGACCAGATACAGTACAACCAGATGTAGTCCTCGCTTTCCGTTGAGGATTCTCACCCATGGGTCTGGTTCGTTTGGGGTGGGATTGCTCAAATGTAAAAACTTGCCGCTTTTTTCTAAGGTGGTCAGGTCTATCAGTATCTTTAATGGCACTCTCTTCGATGGGCGATGCTTGGCGATTTGCCCCAAAATTGACAGCCTTGTTGCTCGAATTAGTCCTCTTGTTGACCAGTTATAGTGATTGAGAAATCGGCTTAATGCACTCGCTGATTTTACCTGTGTATGTTCTGGATAGGGATGCCCTTGCGCTTCCAGAAATAGCCCTAATATTGCATTCAGACTTGCTTTTTGATACACACTTGGCATCAGACAAATTAGGCTATACACTAAACCTTGGGCGTGCTTAACGATGCTTTCCATAATCGTTATTTAATTTACTACTACGCCCTTTTTTTCACATCTTTACTCTCTTTGCAACCCCTTTCCAGAATGGTGCAAGTTCTCAGTTAACCTTCAATTTGAATTTGCTGGCAGAGTTCCTTATTTATGGAAGTCTATGCTAGTTGCTGCCACTTTATTGGATATTCATCAAAATGATTGAGAAAATTACTCCACTAATTCTTACTTATAATGAAGCCCCCAATATTAGTAGAACATTAGAATGCTTAACTTGGGCAACAAGAATTGTTGTTACAGCCTATTGAGGGAAAGAGTAGTACAAGATAAGCTAGGATAGCAAAACCCAAAAGAGAGTAAAAAATGGCACCTTACTCACTAGATCTCAGAGAAAAGATCGTAGCAAACTACGAAGCAGGAAATACATCGATTCGGGAAGTAGCGAAGCAATTTCAAGTCGCGACGAAAACAGTGCAAAAACTACTGAATCAATACCGAGAGACAGGAGAACTAAACCACAAACCATTAGGTAGTCCAATCAAAAGTCCCCTCGAAGCGCATCAGGAGAAAATCCTCGAAATTGTCTCAGAGCATCCAGATTGGACACTATGGCAGTACTGTGAAGAAGTAGCAGAACAAACAGGAGTATCAGTGACCACAGGCAGCATGTGCCGATTTTTCCAGAGGCATAACATCA from Pseudanabaena sp. Chao 1811 encodes the following:
- the asnB gene encoding asparagine synthase (glutamine-hydrolyzing), translating into MCGIAGILTTSLQDSIEQYAQVMQTALEHRGSDDRGIYLSANRDIGFVHNRLAILDLSQNGHQPMYIANQRYWITFNGEIYNFLELRELLKSEGETFFSHTDTEVILKLYAKHGTRCVDFLRGMFAFAIWDDLDKVCFLARDPLGIKPLYYWYHQETLIFASELRAILTTGLVPKQLSPIGLYTYLTNGSVSEPWTIIENVKGLAAGSYLLWKSGKLQSKRYWDINFDASAINSSFAKDFSRQTGNFTLDAIAKTRAALIDSIQHHFISDVPVGIFLSGGVDSTALVAIAKQTQVNELRTYSIAFNETQWNEGAIAKQVAQEFGTLHTEYLLTAKVAKSLLPEYWRSLDQPTIDGFNTFCVSKIAHQHGTKVVLSGLGSDELFGGYGTFQQVPRIVNQRKNIAFLKAIAKLVGNGLERLSHLPKYRRLGAFLTKENSLKNAYSLVRGVFSDWEAYQLVKFYLGHDVGDHLQSELLNYLKIENHHYQTFPTAQDEVSYLELSRYMRNQLLRDSDVMSMRWGLELRVPFVDRELFREVSQIPAAIRLQRSKNLLTSAVPEIPDYITNRKKCGFTIPFEQWIDQDWNDCTMDITIPSYIPLPRKQWYRRWSLVVLQNWLQAISI
- a CDS encoding glycosyltransferase codes for the protein MKVLHVIPSVAKVRGGPSQAIIEMVTALRSQGIDAEIVTTNDNGKELLDVPLHELTDQLEAYGNVPIRFFPRFSPNINAVREFAYSGALTTWLWQHISEYDIIHVHAIFSYTSTVAMAIARIKNIPYINRPLGQLCEWSLQQSQLRKQIYLNVIERSNLLHSQALHFTAAQEREEFHQLGLNIPNFVLPHGVHIPTIIPNAQEQLHKILQIPEHIPIILFMSRIHPKKGLEYLIPALGKLKAADFALAIAGSGEPDYVNHIQDLLAEYQISDRTYWGGFVQGENKNLYLQGSDLFALTSHSENFGIAAIEALASGTPVLVTDGVAIAPMVKEQDLGYITKLDIEAITSTIQRFLASTQVAKQKGDRAQQYIAEHYSWAKIADSLMNIYNKYAKL
- a CDS encoding class I SAM-dependent methyltransferase, which encodes MLNTNLNYEYSYTNAESGHHHHYLLPSLLKLLNKTKQKRTEKLRVLDIGCGNGSLSNLIRKEGYEVIGIEDSLTGVTNASNNFPECKFINASVYNLPYSDLGGEFDIVISAEVIEHLIYPRELIKSAKNCLKPNGSLIITTPYHGYLKNLALAVTGKMDSHFTVLWDGGHIKFFSVNTLTKLLIEEKFYN
- a CDS encoding transposase, whose amino-acid sequence is MESIVKHAQGLVYSLICLMPSVYQKASLNAILGLFLEAQGHPYPEHTQVKSASALSRFLNHYNWSTRGLIRATRLSILGQIAKHRPSKRVPLKILIDLTTLEKSGKFLHLSNPTPNEPDPWVRILNGKRGLHLVVLYLVYGEWRVPWSFRVWRGKGYSSPSDLACKLLGTVPKQLTQGKTVIVLADTEFSTVKFFNAVRAKSWRIVVGVRNNRKLQDGRTVKQLYPHGKRGQLILLEGLSTPLTISWFWLKRADSKRELRFVVSSHPYSGAYLVMLGRKRWAIEGFFKTIKHRFGLHCFGQSTKLGVYRWLILSLLSYLLAHWIDQWSFPPILDWKATCDLTLSVLFPSVLWLKLLRYLQISADIAARHGFEIILKPIPT
- a CDS encoding helix-turn-helix domain-containing protein; this translates as MAPYSLDLREKIVANYEAGNTSIREVAKQFQVATKTVQKLLNQYRETGELNHKPLGSPIKSPLEAHQEKILEIVSEHPDWTLWQYCEEVAEQTGVSVTTGSMCRFFQRHNITLKKRPIAMKR